From the Planifilum fulgidum genome, one window contains:
- a CDS encoding FHIPEP family type III secretion protein has product MADWSLSDAYTDQKADTIGLEIGPTLYEYLMKESDFAATIQNLRKSVLKERGVYLPAVRIKTGSPKEPNRYVIRIRGRRVADGLLYPPLRFSERHVSDRPAIHPMKRIEGYWTDKEGETARDIITAHLRHVLHSRVDELFTYELAVRWLKQARSHVPELVDELKERGMTPGLLWSVVKILLRDRIPIHPFEELLENILDYYISHPPQGYAPPGWTHPHPESIAKFIAEKRKRRIPAKKDTGNVIGFVK; this is encoded by the coding sequence ATGGCAGACTGGAGTCTGTCCGATGCCTATACAGATCAGAAGGCGGATACCATCGGGCTGGAGATTGGGCCGACCCTGTATGAATACCTGATGAAAGAATCCGATTTCGCCGCGACGATCCAAAACCTGCGGAAATCGGTTCTCAAGGAACGGGGCGTCTACCTTCCCGCCGTCCGGATCAAAACCGGTTCTCCCAAAGAACCCAACCGTTACGTCATCCGCATCCGGGGAAGGCGCGTGGCCGACGGCCTTCTGTACCCGCCGCTCCGCTTTTCCGAACGGCACGTTTCCGATCGGCCCGCCATCCATCCGATGAAACGGATTGAAGGATACTGGACCGACAAGGAAGGGGAAACGGCCCGGGATATCATCACCGCCCACCTGCGCCACGTTCTCCACTCCCGGGTGGATGAACTGTTCACCTACGAGTTGGCGGTCCGCTGGCTGAAACAGGCTCGGTCCCACGTCCCCGAACTGGTCGATGAATTGAAGGAACGGGGAATGACGCCGGGCCTTCTCTGGTCGGTGGTCAAAATCCTGCTCCGGGACCGGATTCCCATCCACCCCTTCGAGGAACTTCTGGAAAACATCCTGGACTATTACATTTCCCACCCTCCCCAAGGGTATGCCCCGCCGGGATGGACCCATCCCCACCCCGAGTCCATCGCCAAATTTATCGCCGAAAAACGGAAGCGGCGCATCCCGGCGAAAAAGGATACCGGCAACGTGATCGGTTTCGTCAAATGA
- a CDS encoding 5-formyltetrahydrofolate cyclo-ligase, producing MTADKQAIRMSVWKAMEEARVGRFPLPLVGRIPNFQGAERAAHRVAGLEIYRKAKTVKVNPDASQLPLRAQVLKDGKTLLVPTPRLKAGFVQVRPEWVPPGEERRAASLSHLREYGRELPLSDLPPVDLIVVGSVAVHRDGRRLGKGEGYADREYAILRELGNPPVPVITTVHSLQVVQEEIPFEPFDLTVDWIVTERDAIATRSPYPKPTGIDWERVTDEELRAMPVLEEIRTLIRSDRPDSG from the coding sequence ATGACCGCGGACAAGCAGGCGATTCGAATGAGCGTGTGGAAGGCGATGGAAGAGGCCCGGGTCGGCCGTTTTCCTCTTCCTTTGGTCGGCCGGATTCCCAATTTTCAGGGAGCTGAACGGGCGGCCCACCGGGTGGCCGGACTGGAAATCTACCGAAAGGCGAAGACGGTGAAAGTAAATCCGGACGCGTCCCAACTCCCCCTTCGCGCCCAGGTGCTGAAGGACGGAAAAACTCTCCTGGTTCCCACGCCCCGGCTGAAGGCCGGGTTCGTCCAGGTGCGTCCGGAATGGGTCCCTCCCGGCGAGGAGCGACGGGCGGCCAGCCTCTCCCATCTCCGGGAATACGGGCGGGAGCTGCCCCTGTCGGACCTCCCGCCCGTCGACCTGATCGTCGTCGGCTCCGTCGCCGTGCACCGGGACGGTCGGCGGCTGGGAAAGGGAGAAGGATACGCCGACCGGGAATATGCCATTCTCAGGGAATTGGGCAATCCCCCCGTTCCCGTGATCACCACCGTCCATTCCCTCCAGGTGGTGCAGGAGGAAATCCCCTTCGAACCCTTCGATCTCACCGTCGATTGGATTGTGACCGAACGGGACGCGATCGCCACCCGGTCCCCTTATCCCAAACCGACCGGGATCGACTGGGAGCGGGTCACCGACGAAGAGCTGAGGGCGATGCCTGTCCTCGAAGAGATCCGGACCTTGATCCGTTCAGACAGGCCGGACTCCGGCTGA
- a CDS encoding DUF1811 family protein, with protein sequence MRLFSEMNREELRREIERLEEEMRRARRNGFVSELEILRQRINLAKSYLTDPNQIRPGAKYEVEGSDKPFFVEYLRGVMAWGHWEGDAEPVALPIGILKPLGPED encoded by the coding sequence ATGCGCCTTTTCAGCGAAATGAATCGGGAAGAACTCCGGCGGGAGATCGAGCGGCTCGAAGAGGAAATGCGTCGGGCCCGGCGGAACGGTTTCGTAAGCGAACTGGAGATCCTCCGCCAACGGATCAACCTGGCCAAATCGTATCTGACCGATCCCAATCAGATCCGACCCGGCGCAAAATACGAGGTCGAAGGCTCCGACAAGCCCTTTTTCGTGGAATATCTCAGGGGGGTCATGGCCTGGGGGCATTGGGAGGGAGATGCGGAACCCGTCGCCCTTCCGATCGGCATCTTGAAACCCTTGGGGCCGGAGGATTGA
- a CDS encoding DUF2512 family protein produces MNGLLKFILYSAILYTVDFLSAEFHYEPRWLPALVALFLAVVGHFADRWVLPWTGDPLAVLLGGGFMVFTLWGAAHLFPGSEVTPDGALLAGVLLGITEYGLHRLMRGASSSK; encoded by the coding sequence GTGAACGGGTTGCTGAAATTTATTCTCTACAGCGCCATCCTGTACACCGTGGACTTTCTCTCCGCCGAATTTCACTACGAACCCCGGTGGCTTCCGGCGCTGGTGGCGCTGTTTTTGGCCGTCGTGGGCCATTTCGCGGACCGCTGGGTGCTCCCTTGGACGGGGGATCCTCTGGCCGTTCTGCTGGGAGGAGGATTCATGGTTTTCACCCTCTGGGGGGCGGCCCATCTGTTTCCCGGATCCGAGGTGACTCCGGACGGGGCCTTGCTGGCCGGAGTTTTGCTGGGAATCACGGAGTACGGATTGCACCGTCTTATGAGGGGGGCCTCCTCTTCCAAATGA
- a CDS encoding ThuA domain-containing protein, translating into MEKERALIFQGGWPGHRPEEVARMLERWLTDEGMEVEVADTLDCLLDREKLRDTDLVIPNWTMGRIGDEALKNLTEAVERGTGLAGLHGGMGDAFREATEFQYMVGGQFVAHPGGDSVAYRVRIADRSHPITEGLSDFDVVSELYYMHVDPAIRVLAETTAHNGAAMPVAWVKSHGEGRVFYCSLGHTPDVLRIEEVKTMVVRGMKWASRRGKERRG; encoded by the coding sequence ATGGAGAAGGAAAGGGCGCTGATCTTTCAGGGAGGATGGCCGGGGCACCGACCGGAGGAAGTGGCCCGGATGCTGGAAAGATGGCTCACCGACGAGGGCATGGAGGTGGAAGTGGCGGACACCCTGGACTGCCTGCTGGATCGAGAAAAACTTCGGGATACGGATCTCGTCATTCCCAACTGGACCATGGGTCGCATCGGGGACGAAGCGCTGAAAAACCTGACGGAGGCGGTGGAACGGGGGACCGGTCTCGCCGGCCTCCACGGAGGCATGGGGGATGCCTTCCGGGAGGCGACCGAATTTCAGTATATGGTGGGGGGGCAGTTCGTCGCTCACCCGGGAGGGGATTCCGTCGCCTATCGGGTGCGCATCGCGGACCGCAGCCATCCAATCACTGAAGGGCTCTCGGATTTCGACGTGGTTTCCGAACTGTACTACATGCACGTCGATCCGGCCATCCGGGTGCTGGCGGAGACGACGGCCCACAACGGAGCGGCGATGCCTGTGGCCTGGGTCAAATCCCACGGGGAGGGCCGGGTTTTTTACTGCTCCCTCGGTCACACCCCGGACGTTCTTCGCATCGAGGAAGTGAAGACCATGGTGGTCCGGGGAATGAAGTGGGCTTCCCGGAGGGGAAAGGAGCGGCGCGGATGA